The genomic segment ACATACGCCAAGTGATAGTTAACCTGTAGAAAGATGTCCCTGGGGTTTTTGTAATGCTGACCTCTCTCAGCTATGGCAGTGTACACCCAGTTGGCCACCCTATGCTTAAAGAGATTTATCTCACAGAATATTGCCTAGGGCTGTGCTTCCAGAAGCCGTGAAGTTTTAAGCAGTCTCTTGTTGCTAGTAGGAGGTATAAAGACTGACAAAATATGAAGCACTGCAAAGTAGTCTGAAAGAGTCCAAGCCATTTATACATATCCATGCTTTTGAAAGTCTTGGTTTCCTGCATTTGCAGCATATAGGAAATAAAAGCTTGAAGTTGCTCAAACAGCAGCATGATCCTAAGTTCCCACATTTCATGTCAACACCAATTCCAAGAACAATCCTATTAGGTCAAATATTTCTCTAGTGCTATAAATTAAGATGATTAATTTGTGATAGTTCTGTGCCTGAAACCTCAGTTTGTCATTTTATATCCCACACAAAATCTTGCCATACAACAGTAGCTTGTTGTATCAGACATCTTTATTTGCTGTATTGGCCAAGTGTACAAATACTGAAAGCGGTTATAGAAATTCAAAATATATTGTAGTAGAAATCTGTCTGGGAAGTGGAATGTTAAGATATTTGCTTTATAAAATTACTACACTTGTATAAGTCATTCCCACTTGCAAGTTTTAAATATATCAGGGCTATGAAGAGACAGATTACTTTATGATCCCACAAAAAAGGAGTTCTtctcagaaaatgttttctgccagaTGAAGTTGGTCAACACCAAATTGATTTCTTACATTTGACTCATTTTGAGTTATTGGCAAAGAAGATGTTAGCCACATCCAGACAATCCATATACAATTTGGCTCTCATTTATACCAAGAAAGTCAATGTATCACTATCAACATATTTAATTATTAGTCAAACAGAATCTCAGtgacaatatttattttaagctAATGAAGTCAAGCCAATAACTTGCCCCTGGCCATTAAGTGCAACTGATgcttttttcacattttcagaaTAAGGTGCCTTAGTTCTTGAACAAGTCAATGCAGCTTTGCAGGAGACACACATTGttctggaaaggaagagaattaGTTTCAGGTGAATATGACAATTTAAATCCTCCCTTCCACAATGAAGTAGCTTCCAAAATAGTAGGTCCGTCCTAGGATTCTGTACCTTGTGATAATGCTAAAGACCTTCTACTTCAAAGACAAGCATTCTAGCACTAAAGTATCAAAAAGAGATCATACAGTGTGCAATCTTCCTCTTCCTGCAGGCCTGCAACCATGACTCAGTTTGCAGGATGAAGAGGGACAAAAAGACAGAATACAAGTTTTAATTGGGAAAACTGAGCAGACTCCCCCAAAACTGAGCAGACTCCAGAGAACAGCAAAGTCTCTGAAgtccaggactctccttcaaAAGAAGCTGAGGATGCATGGTTACCTTCTCCTGAATCTTCTTGCTTTAATCTCTACACTAAGTTATCAGACCTTGTAATCTGTGTGCACTTTCCTGGATTAGTCTGGCAGTACATGATGTGGtctccacagcctccttcaAGACTGCCCAGTAAAGGTTGGCAAAGGCTGCTAGAAAAAGCCAGGGTCACCCTTCACTGACAATCCACATGAGAAAGGCTCACAGCTACATCACAAGCTGCAGGATGTGCTCTCCCAGTCCCAGCAGCAGCTACTTCTGGATGCAGGAAGGGTCCAGTCCCACAGAGGAGGCTACCTGGTGGTCAGTTGGATGACCTATTATATACCACCTGCAAAACTGAGACTTCCCTCTTGCAGTGCCATAGACTGGTGTTCCAGGATTGGCAAGTTGAAAACAGGACTCTGCACCAGACAGATACGACTCAACATTTGTTCTTTGTATGTATTGCACTCACAGCTTTTCACTTCCTTTCCCTCTTGTCTTCAGATCTCAATTGAAGAGCCCAGCTGTTCTATTTTACACTTCCTAGTTTTGAAAGAACCCAGATAAACCTCCCAGTTACACAGTAATCACTTCTCTCAAGCTATGCCTCAGACTCAAAAAAGAACACACCTTTGCATGTTTTATTTCCAGTTCTGCCATTTCAATTAGGTTTTTGCGGAATGCTGCTATTCTCTTCTGTTTGAAGCTCATGAGttctgtagagaaaaaaaaaagaacaaaaggtaAGACAGATGTACAAAGTGTGATTAAAGCTTCAAGTAGAGCCTCTTACATTTCATGATTTCTGTTGTAAAAGTTAGCCTTGCTGTTTCTAGCTAGAGATGTATTAAAATCACACAACATTGACATCTTGGCAAGGAAACAGCCAGCTTTGTCTAAGACACAGGTTTTGTAGGAAGATGACTGGAACAGAAGCCATACAAGCTCTGTGAGAACACAGAATGTTCAAAAACTGAGAACACTAAAGGAGCAGCATGTATACCATAGCAGCATGTTTCCTGTATTTTATATTGTCCAAAGGTATCTACTAAGAACAGTGCTTGAAACTGAGGCATTCAGCTGTACTGGACAGAGCAAAAGCCTGTTGGCACAGTTCTCACTGAGATAATCAGAAGACTTGAGTATTACCTTCAGGTGGAGGCTAAGAACAAGAGTTCAGTCTGGAAAGCAAATACTAGGGGCTTACAATTAAGGCTGGTCTACTACTGAGATTGCTCTGCTTCAGACAatcattctgaaaaaaacatttaactGCATTAATCTTACAGGTATCTATACTGTCCTTGGAATGTCCAGACTACTTGCTTTGGGAGAGTGTTCAGAATCCTTCAGTGCTTGAAGGTCACATGGAGACCTGGACTGAATTAAGGCCTCCCTGGAGCATAAACACAATAAAGCCTGGTTTACCTTGTTTTGCAGATTCTGAAATCTTTTCAAACTTCTGACAACAATCCTGTTGATGTGCCTCAGCCAGCCTGACATCCTTGCTCTTAAGTCTGGCTTTATCTAGAGCTTTGTTGGAGTTTTCATAGTCAACAAGAGCTTTCGTACGTCTGTACAGAAGATCCTAAAAGTAGACAGGAATAGTGCATCAAAGCCTAAAGAGAACTACTTCTCAAATTGAAACCTCCTGCTGCTAAAGTAGTTGTAACATGACTTTTCAGTACCAGATTCTGCTTCTTCCAACAAGCTATTATAACCTGCTCTGCTCTTAGCCTATGCTCATAACAGGAGCCTTTCAATAGTGCAGTATCAAGTCTTCAGGACAGTCACTTGTGCTTTAAGTAAGAACTTCCTTGGAAGTCTGAGGGCTACTGCAGGCACCCCTTACTCCCTTGAAGTAGCTTTATCCTTCTATAAGGTGGGCTTCTTCACTAAGGAGGAATAGCACTTTCTGAATTCCTTCAGTCTACTTCTAGCAAGTGAGACACTACCATTTAATTCGTTGGAGATCTGTCAGTTTGACTGAAGTCCCATACTAACCTACACTTCAGAAGCAGTACAGGTCTCAGCCATCAATTCCTTCCTAACTCAGAAGCAGTAGAGTCTTACTGTCTAAATAGCAGTGTACTACACAGTGGGAGCCTGCAGTGAATGTTCATGATGTCAGAGATATGGCACTAGATGAAGAGGACCATCAGGTTATACCTAGATATCATTTCTCCGCATAGCTACCCCTTTGCCAAGTCAAGTATTGATTAGAAAAGACTCCTGGCAAGGCTTCTGCAGTCATAACAATCTAACAGACTCCAAGAGCCTTCACATCTTACCTCATATTCATGATAAAGTATTTCAACACCTGGAATTCACTTCAGGATTTTTAATTAGACATCAGTTTTACCAACAAATCCACATACTCAGGCCAGGTAAGGGTTATAACACTGCTACAGACTCAGAATCAGTTTGCTCAAACTTACAGAATGTGAGGAGTTCTTCCTCTCTATATGACAAAGAAAAACTGGTGGGAGATCTTAAACAACCCTACTGTAAATGGGCTGCACTGCAGCTAACCAATATAGAGTTTCTATGTTCTTCCAGGTTCAGGAGTGTCAGATTTCTTAGGCAAGACAAGGTTCCACCTTCCTTAAGAATAAAGAGTCCCACAAGTGAGTCATGACATCCATAATAATATCAagcttcaaaaagaaaactgttctcACCTTAGCAGCTTCTATATTGAGCATATAGTATCTCAACAGTTCAGAGAGCTTTAAGTCTTCATCAGATGATACTCTACTCTCTACTTTCTGCAGAAAAGGTCAAATAGCTGGTATTTAACACAGCAACATACAGattcagaatttttttctcaaaaaaaaaaaatcttctcttaCCCTGAGTTTCTCAAAGAGCTCAGCAACTTTCAACAGATAtctaggaggagaaaaaaaacatccaCATAATTAAATTTTAGATACTTCTTTGTCTGATAAATCTCAGGATCAATTGCCAGGAAACCAAAAAGCCAAAGGCTGGTGTTTCCTCCTTCACAAAGACAAGGGCTTGAAAAGAACTCTGGTCTAGGCAAAGAAGCAGACCAAAGGTTCAATGCAAGAGGTGCTGAATTCCAGCTTAACATACCAGAAGAGTTGAGAAGCTAGGCTCCgtttaaaagtaaaaacactATTCTCTAGAAAAGAAGGTCTTGTGGAAAATTTCCCTGTAGCTACCCTGTAAGAGGGATGAACTGTCTTATTTATTCAGCGATATACCATGTTTTAACAAGGCCTTAGCAAACTGATAGCAAAGCTGAGAGGTGGAAGAATTAGCATCAGAAAAGGTgactagaatcatagaatcattttggttggaaaagacctttaagatcatcaaatccaactattgatctaacactgccaagcctaccactaaaccatcagcacctcatctaAGTGTCTTTTAGATATTCCTAAGattggtgactccaccatctccctgggcaggctgttccagtgtttgataGCTTAaaaacccctactattctgtaaTTTCAGAGGCTCTGAAAATACAGGCCTAATGTAAACTGGGGTTTGATTTGAGAGCACAGATACACAACCCCTTTCTGCTGTATTCTCTGTGAGTTTGTgacctgggaagaaaaaaaaaatagaaaaagaaaatcaaggaaACTTCTGTTTAGAAAAAACTTTGATGACTGGCACAATTCAGCTCTAGGGTACAACTGGCAAAAGATCAGCTAGTTGCATCAGACGAGATTGTCAGTTTTAGATCAGAAAATATCAGAGCAAAGAAAGTTTCAGTGGCACTTGCCTGCAATTCAAGAAACTCAAACCAGCTATTACTCAGTTTGCTGGGTTTTACAGAGGGCAGTTGATATTCCCAGACTCACGATCTGTTTATGAACAGTTAGAATTGCTTACTTTTTGATAACCGTAGGTTCTTCTAATGCCAGGCTGTTCAAGCAAGCTGAGGTATAAATATAGTCATCTGCAACATCTGCAAGAAGAAGACAAGGTTTTCAGGCTGAAATCAGCAAGACTTCAAGGTCTTTAGAAAGGTCTTTGAAAAAATTCACTTTTATGAGATCTTGTCATcttatctgcttttgcacaTGCATCCTTGATTCTGTTGTAGTAGTTTACAAGAAAAGTCTTCTCTTGCTCAAAAAAGTCTTCTACTTCCTGAAAGAAAGTACGACCTGTTAAGTTGGTTATGTTACTGTAGAATACAAGTTCTTTCCTATTTTAGGAAGGGACAAAGAAATAACCATAGCCACCTGAGCACTATGTCCATCAAGGTTTTGATAAACCAAGCTGTTTGGcaagtttttctttcatgatGAAGATGGATTTGACACTCAGCTATTCAAGGCTGTAGGTTGACTGAAACAACCAGCAAGTTGGTATTAGTCAACTTTGGGCTACCAAATGTTGGAATTTTATTTCCCAGGCCTGCTGCCAACACAGCAGCTAAGCATTAAGCAGCTTACAAACTTGCTTCACATCCACACCAAACATTATACATACTGTAATGTTTCATGACATTGTGTTTAAGACAGTAAGTATATTAGAAAGAACTAACACAGCAACATGATAGAAAAGTTGCAGCTAGACCAATTACAGAACCTCATCTAGTGCAGGCAGAAACTCATAAGTTATATCTGTTCAGAGCTCCAAAGCAGACAAGAGCCATGAGCACATTTGCTGAAGGTGTAATGCCTCCTTCCCAATCAGTATCAGGTGTTAGGGTAACTCGTGCATTCACCAGAAATTTTAAATATACacttacatttttaaacaaactatAGCTTCAGTGTCTTATTTCTACAGAAGTCAAGATTAATATAAGCTACTGCACCCAACTTGGGACAGCAGTAACAATGAAGGTGCACATCAAGCCCAAAGTAGGCATAACTAATTTCCCTggagcaggaagaaagaaataattaagaTTAGGATAAGTAAGAGGTAAACCAACTACCTTACCTTTACTCCAGAGAAGAGGACTTCATCAGCACTCTTTAccacactttttaaaaagccaccaaacatctcttttgtgtttttcctcCGAACACTCAGCTGCAACAGAGTTTTAAAGTTTTAAGGTTATCCCAGAGAATGGGGGAATAAGTGACCATTTTGACACTTGCAGTATAGCAATATCATTTATATTTAGCAAATGACAGAGCAAGCTAATTTCCAAGCTCTCCATAATCCCCATATAAGCTGTAGAAAGACAGCTCATGTAACAGTGGCCTGAAGAAGTTGTTCAGTTCTATGCCACAGAACTTTCCCATTCCAAGAAACAGCTCAGTTTCTCCTTATATGTCTTGGTTTAGCATCTATCATTCAATTAAGTGTGACAAAACAGACACAGTACTAACTTTAATACACCTCCATTCTTCCATTTTAGGACCatgcaacacacagcacaggtACATCTGAACCATACTTGTTCCTAAGAAAAAGGCATATGAAAGTTGGCTTTCTAACCAAACTTGACTAGGATTAGGAAACATTACGAGACAACAGAGAAGGGTCTAAAGGTCAGGCTTTTATCCTTTAATCATCTCACAGAAGTACTGGCGATATCTGCTTGCTGATGTTGTACATAGATTTACATAACATACTGACTGTGCCCAAAAAAAGTGACAGTACTCCTAATACTCCTCATTAAAGAGAGAAGTAAAAAGGGTCTTACATCCTGGTCATACTccagaaaaacatgaaaattgtGATCTTTGCTGAGCACAGGATGAGAAGAAATCCGCTGAAGGAAGATTTCATGTGATGATACAGTCTTCTTGAAGACAGCAAGGTATTCACTGAAAGGAAAGAACAGACAGAGATCCTCTCTTGTACTGCCTTCTCCACTACACAAAGAAACGCTTTAAGTATATCCAGTGACAGTAGTCAGCAGCATGCTTCTGAAATAACTAGCTAGTGACAGAGAAGCCATTCTCAAATTCTTTAGCTAGGAAGCTTTCTAGTTTGAAAGAAACTTTTGGCAACTCCCCAAGCTTCAGGATTTTAAAGATTTTCAAAGGGTGTTTGCTGCTGCATAGAGTCACACTCAAGATCAGTTATCAGCAAGTAAGAATTCTCCTGGAAGAGCAACTAAGTGCAGCTTTTGGCAGTAGACTCACTCTACTTACGCTTCTAACTCTTGCTTCATTTTGGCAAACTCTTCTTTTGTCATAGACACTTCTCCTTCTCCTAGCTTCTGCATCTTCTCTCTGGGACCATCAAAGTCAGGCTTTGAAGGTGCTGGAGGTATCTAGCCAAGGAATTGGTTAGTGATAGATGATAGCAAATAAAGTTTTCCAAAATTACTTCTGGCTTTCTCTGGAAGGGGGTTCTTTTGCCTGGTCATGGCAAGCCAGTAAGGCTCCTCAACCAGAGACTCTAAGAGAATGTTCATATCCAGGTCCCTATTTGCCCCTCCCGGTTCTGCGCTACTTTTGCCCAGGAGTGAAACCAAGAGGAATAGCCTCTATAACCCACCCTGTGGCCAGCCATCTTCTGCAGCCCACAGGGCCTCCTAAATAGTAATCATAATAGGAAAGAAAGACTACATTAAACATGAGTATTTCACTGTGTCATCTTCAAGCAGACATTAATACCATCAGAGACTTTCAGAGAAAACTTTTTTTGCTGCTCCAAGATATATGGAAAGTTAATGTAGAGCCATACCACTCAGGTTGTCTGAGATAAAggcaaaaagcagcacagagaatACCCAAGTCATTAAACGCTAGTAACATCAGTAAAGCAGAGATCACACCCTTACTAGTATGAACTTGAAGTCATAGTCTTTCATTTAGAATCACATTTTTTAGGAAGTACTTACAATGAGTCCTGCATATTCTTCAGTTTCAGTGAGTGTATCATGCAGCCACACAAAGTCTTCATGCTGCCTTGTAACTGAAAACTCAGGGCTTTGAAAAGCTGGCAGTGTAGTCTGGAAGAGAAGATATAGAAGCCCTACTGTTTTGTAAATTAGTGCTTTTAGAAACAGTTCTGTTTCCAAAGGAAGCTATTTTGCCTAGTAAGAACCTCGCCTACTCCCTTTTAGCTGAGTTGGCACTCATTTGAGAGCCTTACTACTAAGCAGtctattttaaaaaaggcaCCATTGTGCAACAGCATTAATACAGTTTATTTTGTGAAGTTTCACAGTAGTTGGTTTCCCCACCCCTATTCCCCAGTATTCTGGTGTCAAGCTAGGATTCCTTAGCAATGTCAATCTAGTGTATCAGCCACCTTGTCTCTATTTAGTGAATGTGGAAATCTTAGGAAATCTAAAGTTTCTGCACATATATACACACCCAGGGCATATCTAAGTGGAAAACCTCCATctaattattttccttcattgccaagcccatcttTACACATATGTGTATTACAACTATGCAGATTTCTTCCATAAGATTTATGAAAACCTCTTTCTACCCCACAATCTTACCTTAGTATGCACAGTGAACTTCACCCTGTCCTTTTCACTTAGGGCATCTGGTATATCAATTTGGAGAGAAGGATCAACATTCAGGTCTACAGATACAGACCTCAGCTGCAACAAAATTCACAGCATAAGCCTTGGTCAAGCATCAAGTAGGTTGAGTGAGGCTAGCCATATCATCAGCCGTCAAGAAAAATCACATGGCACTAAACTGCAGTCTCCAGGAACAGTATATATGGACAAGCATGACAGCCTTGACACTACCTGCACATCATCATGACAAGCTTTCCCCtccaaacacaggaaaaaaaaaaaggctttttaacTTAACTATTGGTTCTTCAGACTTTAGAGTCCATACTAGAGGTATGTGGAAGTCTGCCCTCAAAAGAAGCATGCTTTTTCCAGTACTTTTCCAGCTTGTTTACTTTCAATATATCATGCCAAAACCTATTATACCATTTAGAAGACAGCAACAACTCCAGCAGTCCTCTCCATTATTCTGTGCCTCCTTAATATGTGGCAGAACAGCTCTTAAGAGCCTAGCCTTGTGATCTCTTTCCTAATTCTTAGAGAGATGCTCTAATCTAAGGCAAGAAGAATTAAGTGCTTTTATCCATTACAAACAGCAAGCCATGGTCAAAAGTCCGATTCTTCCTCACTAGGCCCAGAGTGGTCACTGGTGCTATTCTGATCTCTGAGAATTACTGCACATCTTCCAGTAGCTGTCCTGACAGATGCAGAGGCTACTCTCTCTCTGTTCTTGAGGAAAAGCAGGGAATAAAACCTCTTTAGGCTCCCATAAAGTCCAAGCCAACTGTTTTGCAGAAACAAGACCCAGAAACCCAAGAACACTGTGGAACTACCACTGCATCTGTTTAATCTTATTTTCAGGATACTTGGCATGTTATTTGTTGCTGCTAGAATGCACATTTACTGTTAAAGAAAGCTCCAATGAGCTGGTACAAGAGCTAGCCTCAAAAACACCTCTTTGCTTCACAAAAAGCTATTTATTGCTTGTAACTGCAAGTGTCTTCCTCTCCTAAATTCACATTTTGTCTTCTTGCCAGACACAAAGCTGCGTGTAGAAAGGATATTTTAATGCTATTTGTTTCCAGCTCAGAAGAGGTTTCTGAGCGTCCTATGTGAGGCATCATTTACAGGAGGCCTTGAAGTCTACCAAGTTCATTAAAGACGAGACTTGTCTTCCTGGTGCTTCAGACAGGCCTTAAACAGAGCCAGTATCTTCCTTCAAGGACTTTTTCTTCATTCCAATAGCCTATACCCAGAATGTAACTTAACCATACTTAGAACTTTTCTAGAGCAGGGGAATAGCCTTCTCAGTTGAAGACACTTATGTTACACACTACTAACATACTCAGTTGTAGTCTTACTGAAATTCCTTATGAGAACAGAGCTTTCTGACTCAGAACAGACAGTACTGAGCATCAAGCTCAGAATCCCATTCTGTTCTGTAAAGCAGCCAGGCTGCACTCATGAACAGTAAGATTCAGCATAGCCACAAGCTCATTTCTCCCTCTGGTTTACAATTTGAGCTTCCTTTAACAGGTCATACTTCACCGCTTGTACCTAACTATTGAAGACAAACTTTCAATCCCCTGCACGACCCCAGAAGCAAGTAAGAAAAGCTTAAGTATATCCAGCAAGGATTACTAGGATTAATGTACACATCTAGCTCTTAGATCAAGTAAAATCATGTATTTAGATACCAAGGAATACTTCTACAAGCTATTAGACATTAGTGATCACCAGCTTCAGTCATCTATTCCAGAAGCACACAGGAACCTTAGGCTACCACGTTATGATGGTTCCTGTGCTATGAAATCTGTCATCCCAGAGTCTCGTCCTTCAGTGCTGCAGACTAACAAATCATTCTTATTTTCTGCATGAGAGAAGCTGCCAGAGATCAAGGTCACAACACAGGAAGTTTGCTGAAGAGGAACAGTCAGAGCCAGGATGAATACCAAGGTTATCCTTTAGAGATAATTCTGAATACCTTCCCAGGAAAGCAAATTAGAGAACCGGGTCGCAACGGATACTGTTTCACCACCCTGTGCCACACTAGTACATAGACCCCCACCAGCCAGGACCTCCTCCCCGCCACCTGCTAAGCACGAGTTTCAGCACTGAAGCCCATGAGTAAACTGTGCCAGACAGAATCTGAGCAATCCTGTCATATCACAGATAGCTCAAATGCTGCCTTAAGCTTCTGTAAAGCTGCATACAAGGTGAAGCTTTGCTTCCCTAAGCTTTGGAAACTCCTTCCCCCCTAAGTCTAGCCATCTGTGTACTGCAGTCCAGATCTGGTAGAAGACAAGTCTCCCTAGCTGTCTGAAGAGGACCGTAAGGCCAGCATTTACCTCTACCtagcctgccccagcccagacTCCCACTACCACTGGTGGTTACTGCTATCATGTACAATCATGTTCTCATGCACAAGTGAGGGATACTGCAGTCACTATTCCCTCATCCTTCCAGTCATGCTAAAAAGACTCCTATCTGCTAGTTGGTAGCTAGAAATAGGAAGAGATACACCTTTTAAAGCCTTCTGACTATACAAAGATCTTGTATGCAGAACACCGGGCTTCCCAGTCTGACTTCTGTAGGACAGAGGGCTTTTATCTCATCCTGGGTATTGTCTCAGAAACAAGCAAGGATATTGAGCTTACAGAGCATGCCCCTAAACTGAGCTCCTAGCAATCCCAGTACCCCTTACAGTCAGACATGATGGTATTCCAGACACTATGGGGACTCCAACAGTACAGTCACTTCTCTCCAGTAACCCCACAGGATAGATTACTGTACAGGCATGTGATTCTGTATGAAAGCACAGACCAAACAGCACTAAGGTGCACGGTTCAGAGGTCACTGACACTGGTTTAGGCAGAAGCTGCCCAACTCAAACACTGGCGAAAGGAAGGGTAGAAGGCTACCACTCAGACATTATTCtcactgggagcactgctgtCACTGTGGCCAACTGAATGAAAGGCACATTGGTCAGTGTTTCCCAGACAGATAACACTAGCAGCCAAAGCAGTGAGATGCAGAGCCCAGTGTTTTGCATCCTGCTTATCTTTGCTGTCCAAACAGGATCAGTAGTACTAACAATATGAACTGCTGAGTCTGGAAAATACGATAAGCCAAAGGAAACTGCTTCCTCTCAGCTGAACTAAAGAAAGGATTACACAAATCTGCCAGTTCTGAATTTGTGAATTTTCTTAGTAAGTCTTGTGGAGAAAGTAACCCATGATTAGATGCTGTTAGCACATCTCTCCATGATTAAAGCAGCTCACGTGTCACAGGCACTTGTCCCCCACACTAGCACCACAAACTGCGCAAATGGGGCAAGAACATGTAACCTACAGCTTCAGCAACCCCCAGGAATGCTACCACAGGAGAGCTCAATGACTCAGCAGGGTCTTATTTACAGAGAAGCCATTGGGAGTCAGTATCAGTGCTCAGTTGTGCACTCCAGAGGAGTACATACTATATATTCAGTCAAAAACGTGACAACAGTCTAGAAACAGGATAAGAGTCAAGAACGCTTCTACATACAGTGGTGGGATTCTACTCTTCAAGATTAGCTTAAGCCActtgctaagaaaaaaaagatcttgtACCTCTCCTACCCTAAACGTCTGCTGTATGTGCACATGAGCAAGCCTATACTTGAAAGTCAATGCAGGTACAAACTTCAAATGTGTCACCATGTGGAGACACTGAAGGACTGCCACCTCTACCCTTCAGGAGTCCAGTGAAATGGAGGATCATAAAAATCACTGGTCTCTTCTAGTCCTATGAAGGTCACTGTGGGCTCCTAACTCCAGGCCAGAGACCTTTAGGAATTACACAATCACAGCAGCAAGGCTCAGACTACAAAGAGAACATTTACTTTGTCTGActtcaggaggatggagtgcTTTGATTCCCTACAGAaagtgctggagcagcactcCTCCACTGAATTGGAAGCCTCTCATTACCAAACCTCTACAAAGCACTAACCTAGTGACCACTTAAAGCAGACGTTCCACACCAATCCTTGGTCAACGTAAGCACCTACTCCTGCAGCATTAGCAGCTTAACGTTGAGAACATTTCATTTCACCACCCCCCAAGCAGGAAGGAGGATCAATTTTGTTATGGTCACAAAGACTTCAGAACAACAAAATTAAGCTTTTATCTCCAGGCCACAGGTTTGTTCCTTTATCACAGCAGGCACACAGCCCAAGGCCTTCCCAGGAACCACTCCATCTTAGCTCTCTAGTCTGACATGTCTGGCAGCTCCTTGGTTGATATTTGGAAGCATTTCTCTGCTAGAACATCACTGCCTCTTCCCTGTACTCCAAGCAGTAGGCAAGAGAACTGAAGTTTCCCCATCTCAGTTACCCAAAACCAATCTGTTGCCCCACACCTAAGGGGATATAATCCAAGCCTAGCAATAATAAGAGACTATTCCTTCCATGCAGCACTGTCCAAAGAGGTAAAAAGGATGGTGACTCCTGGAGCAGTGGGGAAGCAATTGGGTCAGGCTGCAAACTGAAACACTCACCCAAACTCAGCACAGTGCCCCACTTTCaattctcatttccttttcccCAGAAACAGCCTAGACGCTCCCGGTTTGCAACTGTCAGAGCCACTCTGATGCcttccagttctgggctcatgCCTCTTTACTGACTTGTGTTAGGATCCCTGGGGTTTCTTGAGGattcaaaaaaaaccacttgtCCCTGTCCAGCAAAGTTACTCTCCACAACTGTATAACCTGGAAATTAGAATAGGACATCAAGCAGAGGCTTCCAGAATAAGTCAGTCATCATATTGGTTAATCTTCATAGGCTTTGGGACTAGAAGACTAAAAATAGATATTATG from the Colius striatus isolate bColStr4 chromosome 2, bColStr4.1.hap1, whole genome shotgun sequence genome contains:
- the SNX5 gene encoding sorting nexin-5 isoform X3, translated to MQKLGEGEVSMTKEEFAKMKQELEAEYLAVFKKTVSSHEIFLQRISSHPVLSKDHNFHVFLEYDQDLSVRRKNTKEMFGGFLKSVVKSADEVLFSGVKEVEDFFEQEKTFLVNYYNRIKDACAKADKMTRSHKNVADDYIYTSACLNSLALEEPTVIKKYLLKVAELFEKLRKVESRVSSDEDLKLSELLRYYMLNIEAAKDLLYRRTKALVDYENSNKALDKARLKSKDVRLAEAHQQDCCQKFEKISESAKQELMSFKQKRIAAFRKNLIEMAELEIKHAKNNVCLLQSCIDLFKN
- the SNX5 gene encoding sorting nexin-5 isoform X2, with translation MALLREDVQNKLRSVSVDLNVDPSLQIDIPDALSEKDRVKFTVHTKTTLPAFQSPEFSVTRQHEDFVWLHDTLTETEEYAGLIIPPAPSKPDFDGPREKMQKLGEGEVSMTKEEFAKMKQELEAEYLAVFKKTVSSHEIFLQRISSHPVLSKDHNFHVFLEYDQDLSVRRKNTKEMFGGFLKSVVKSADEVLFSGVKEVEDFFEQEKTFLVNYYNRIKDACAKADKMTRSHKNVADDYIYTSACLNSLALEEPTVIKKYLLKVAELFEKLRKVESRVSSDEDLKLSELLRYYMLNIEAAKDLLYRRTKALVDYENSNKALDKARLKSKDVRLAEAHQQDCCQKFEKISESAKQELMSFKQKRIAAFRKNLIEMAELEIKHAKEQFQRGVY
- the SNX5 gene encoding sorting nexin-5 isoform X1, with product MALLREDVQNKLRSVSVDLNVDPSLQIDIPDALSEKDRVKFTVHTKTTLPAFQSPEFSVTRQHEDFVWLHDTLTETEEYAGLIIPPAPSKPDFDGPREKMQKLGEGEVSMTKEEFAKMKQELEAEYLAVFKKTVSSHEIFLQRISSHPVLSKDHNFHVFLEYDQDLSVRRKNTKEMFGGFLKSVVKSADEVLFSGVKEVEDFFEQEKTFLVNYYNRIKDACAKADKMTRSHKNVADDYIYTSACLNSLALEEPTVIKKYLLKVAELFEKLRKVESRVSSDEDLKLSELLRYYMLNIEAAKDLLYRRTKALVDYENSNKALDKARLKSKDVRLAEAHQQDCCQKFEKISESAKQELMSFKQKRIAAFRKNLIEMAELEIKHAKNNVCLLQSCIDLFKN